From the Verrucomicrobiota bacterium genome, the window GGGGCGGGGGGGGGGGGGCGGGGTGGCGGCGCCCGGCGGGGGGGGGGCGGGGGGGGGGGCGGGGGCGGGGCGGTGCCCTGAGCGGCGGGGGGGGAGGAGAGCTCCTTTTTTGCGGGCGCTTCCACGGGCTTGCTTGCTTCTAGCGCTGGGGCGGGCGCCGGTTCCACGGGGGCTTTGGTGAAAGGCGGGGGACCCAGGGGGGCGGGGGCGGGGCTCTCCGCTTTGGCCGGGGGAGGAGGGGTCTCGTCGGGGGGAGTGGGAGAGGGCTCCGGGGCTGGTTGCAAGACGGCGGCGGCGGGGCGGGGAGCGGGCGGGGTGCTTTCCCGCGAGTCGAGGTAGTCGGTGTAGCGCCGCTCAAAGGCGGTGGAGATTTCCGCGGCAAATTGCTCCATGGAGGCGATCGCCACCCGGATGTTTCGCACCAGGTAGTTGTAGCCAAACATAGCCGGAATGGCCACCAGGAGAGCGATGACGGTCGTGACCAAGGCGGCCGAAACCCCCGGGGCCATGACCTGCAAGCTCGCGCCGCCCGCGACGCCCGCGACACCGGCGAAGGTGTCCATCACCCCCCAGACCGTTCCCAGAAGCCCAAGAAAAGGAGCGCCGCTCACGGCGGTCGCCAGCACGGTCATTTGCGATTCCAGCTCCAGGATGCGATCTCCCACCGCCCGGTCCATGCGATGGCGAATGGCTTCGGTCTGCGCGGGGTTCACCCGGTAGGCGATCTCGAAAGGCTGGGCCGGATCCTTGGGGTCTTCCCCCCGGCGGGCGTGGAAGTCCAGCTCGGAACAGCCAGCCTGGTAGACGCTGGAAAACGGGGTTTCGGGAGGATCCACCTCGTCCTCGTAGAGGTCCATAGGGGCGGCCGCCTCCCGGAACTTGTCCAGGAAGATGGCATTGCGCGCTTTCAGCTTGGCCAGGACGCGGAACTTGGTGATCATGACGGCCCAACTGAAGCAGGATAGCACCAGGAGCAGCCCCACCAGCACTTGCCCCGGCAGGCTGGACTCGCGCAAGGCGTAGTCAAAGCCACCGAGCGAAGCCAAGAGAGTCTCCACCGGCAGGGCGGCGAGAATCGAGGAAAGAGAAGAGGCGCTAATTAGTTCGACCAAATTGAATTTCAGACACTCTAATAAGATTCAGGGAGTCTGGCAAGGTCGCTTTCGCAAAGGAGGCAAAGGAGCCTGACTTGGACTAAGCGGGCCTTTTCTTCTCGGCTGGGCTGGCCGTCACCAGAAAGACGACCCCGATCAAAAGAAGGAAGAGGGAAAGAAATTGGCCCCGGCTGAGGCCCCACCACAAGGCAATCCCCAAGTCGGGCTCTCGGTAGTTTTCCACCACGATGCGAAAGAGCGCGTAGAGCACAAAGAAGAGGCCGGT encodes:
- a CDS encoding MotA/TolQ/ExbB proton channel family protein, which encodes MVELISASSLSSILAALPVETLLASLGGFDYALRESSLPGQVLVGLLLVLSCFSWAVMITKFRVLAKLKARNAIFLDKFREAAAPMDLYEDEVDPPETPFSSVYQAGCSELDFHARRGEDPKDPAQPFEIAYRVNPAQTEAIRHRMDRAVGDRILELESQMTVLATAVSGAPFLGLLGTVWGVMDTFAGVAGVAGGASLQVMAPGVSAALVTTVIALLVAIPAMFGYNYLVRNIRVAIASMEQFAAEISTAFERRYTDYLDSRESTPPAPRPAAAVLQPAPEPSPTPPDETPPPPAKAESPAPAPLGPPPFTKAPVEPAPAPALEASKPVEAPAKKELSSPPAAQGTAPPPPPPPPPPRRAPPPRPPPPAP